In Desulfomonile tiedjei DSM 6799, a genomic segment contains:
- a CDS encoding phytoene desaturase family protein translates to MKEKYDVIVVGAGIAGLGVAAILAKEARQHVLVLDRFPTPGGRLSCFADYPGHGWTVDTGLHFIELGPLSSSHELNRRAGKEVSWASLSQTVEFWNGNRFQNLADLVPMNREDKTAFKSLLQTIASMSDTQIEAWDNRSLEEWLSENVSQKPLKELITDIGMIMTTIPAAIDMAAGEVLYIARDNLRKAKQLLAASYPLAGMQGLTSGLEEVIRECGSEIKVACEVQEILIKNGRALGVRVPIGSHPYQAEYCMPETRAVYADRVVCALPIYQLGKVIDFSTKRSPLPHWWVKRIQDIQNEITGLVGYMIGLKEPVVPTDKLCFFTALQTNHAKLPFQAFPASNYSPGVAPQGKQLWHTDIVCEHAEASDKFKRERLLKLMWEDIKEMFPGIEDKLEWRIPYYVDGCDGLARKPGLVGNFKPGLRAPGVTNLFFAGDTYVGRGLAANGAAKSAMLCADLILSTLTQST, encoded by the coding sequence ATGAAGGAAAAATATGATGTGATCGTCGTAGGCGCAGGAATTGCCGGGCTTGGCGTGGCAGCGATTCTAGCCAAAGAGGCACGTCAGCATGTGCTTGTTCTCGACCGTTTCCCGACACCAGGCGGGAGGTTAAGTTGTTTCGCGGACTACCCCGGTCACGGGTGGACCGTCGACACGGGGTTGCATTTCATAGAGTTGGGTCCTCTCTCTTCCTCGCACGAGCTCAACAGACGAGCAGGAAAAGAAGTTTCATGGGCTTCCTTAAGCCAAACCGTTGAATTCTGGAATGGAAATAGATTCCAAAATCTCGCCGATCTGGTTCCGATGAATAGGGAAGACAAGACTGCTTTCAAATCGTTGCTTCAGACCATAGCCTCCATGAGTGACACTCAGATCGAAGCATGGGACAACCGATCGCTGGAAGAATGGCTCTCCGAAAATGTTTCTCAGAAACCACTCAAGGAGCTCATTACCGACATCGGCATGATCATGACTACCATCCCGGCAGCAATTGACATGGCGGCAGGAGAAGTTCTCTATATCGCAAGAGACAACCTGAGAAAGGCCAAGCAGCTGCTAGCCGCGAGTTATCCTCTGGCGGGGATGCAAGGACTTACCAGCGGACTGGAAGAAGTCATACGGGAATGTGGCAGTGAAATAAAAGTCGCTTGCGAGGTGCAGGAGATACTGATCAAGAATGGTAGGGCACTAGGGGTGCGTGTTCCTATCGGATCTCATCCGTATCAGGCTGAATATTGCATGCCTGAAACTCGGGCAGTGTATGCGGATCGAGTCGTCTGCGCTCTGCCGATCTATCAACTTGGCAAAGTGATCGATTTTTCCACGAAACGCTCACCTCTGCCCCATTGGTGGGTGAAACGCATTCAAGACATCCAGAACGAGATCACTGGCCTGGTCGGGTATATGATCGGTCTCAAGGAACCTGTCGTCCCTACGGACAAGTTGTGCTTCTTCACTGCTCTTCAGACCAATCACGCAAAACTGCCTTTCCAAGCATTTCCCGCTTCCAATTATTCACCGGGGGTCGCACCGCAAGGAAAACAACTCTGGCACACTGACATCGTATGCGAACATGCGGAAGCCTCGGACAAGTTCAAGCGCGAGCGACTGCTCAAGCTCATGTGGGAAGACATCAAAGAAATGTTTCCGGGAATTGAAGACAAGCTCGAGTGGCGCATTCCTTACTATGTGGACGGCTGCGACGGCCTGGCAAGAAAACCGGGACTTGTTGGGAATTTCAAGCCAGGTCTGAGGGCTCCAGGGGTCACCAATCTCTTTTTTGCCGGCGACACCTATGTGGGGAGAGGACTCGCTGCCAACGGAGCTGCCAAGAGCGCCATGCTTTGTGCAGACCTCATACTGAGCACGTTGACACAATCAACGTAA
- a CDS encoding thiolase family protein, which yields MDNIAVVGIAQTKYERRKKDKTFYDLVFEMTKEVLDDAGLTLKDIDNVITVSNDFLDGRTISSMAVGEAAGACNKNISTVEGDGTFGAFYGAMRVLGGFKTTLVVAHSKGSEGEMAYITNGMFDPIYQRSLGLESITASALQANAYMDRYGIREESFAQVSVKNHGNAQNNPYAHLPMNLTVEAVMGSRKIADPLKLLDCSPISDGAAAIIIANESHASKTKTKPVWIKGVAHCADAYFLGDRDLADPMALRDAAGRAYAMAGITDPMKDLDVVELYDAFSYMEPLWLEGLGVCNPGEGYRLIDEGITSMSGTLPVNPSGGVLSSHAVLVAGLARIIEAVIQLRGEAERRQVPGAKTALAHGINGPCGQSHCVWVLSSEK from the coding sequence ATGGACAATATAGCGGTAGTCGGTATTGCACAAACCAAATATGAACGAAGAAAGAAGGACAAAACTTTTTACGATCTCGTTTTCGAGATGACCAAAGAGGTCTTGGACGATGCCGGTCTTACCTTGAAAGACATAGACAATGTCATCACCGTTTCAAACGACTTCCTCGACGGAAGGACCATATCGTCAATGGCAGTTGGCGAGGCTGCCGGTGCATGCAACAAAAACATTTCGACAGTGGAAGGGGACGGAACATTCGGAGCTTTTTACGGAGCAATGCGAGTGCTGGGCGGTTTCAAGACGACATTGGTGGTGGCCCATTCCAAAGGAAGCGAAGGTGAGATGGCGTACATCACCAACGGCATGTTCGACCCAATCTATCAACGTTCCCTTGGCTTAGAGTCCATTACGGCGTCCGCTCTCCAGGCAAATGCATACATGGACCGCTATGGGATTAGAGAAGAGTCCTTTGCACAGGTGTCGGTGAAGAACCATGGCAATGCCCAAAACAACCCGTACGCTCACCTGCCTATGAATTTGACGGTCGAAGCAGTCATGGGTTCGCGAAAGATAGCCGATCCTCTTAAGCTGCTAGACTGCAGTCCGATAAGCGACGGAGCGGCTGCCATCATTATTGCCAACGAATCCCATGCCTCAAAGACCAAGACTAAACCTGTTTGGATAAAGGGTGTTGCCCATTGTGCCGATGCGTATTTCCTTGGGGACAGAGATCTAGCAGATCCCATGGCCCTTCGGGACGCTGCCGGCAGGGCGTATGCCATGGCCGGGATTACCGACCCCATGAAAGATCTGGACGTGGTGGAACTGTACGACGCGTTCAGCTACATGGAACCCTTGTGGCTGGAAGGACTGGGAGTCTGCAACCCAGGTGAAGGATACAGACTGATCGATGAAGGCATCACCAGCATGTCGGGTACATTGCCGGTAAATCCCTCTGGAGGCGTACTCTCGTCCCATGCAGTGCTCGTAGCGGGGTTAGCGAGGATTATTGAAGCTGTGATCCAGTTGAGAGGCGAGGCTGAACGTCGTCAGGTACCAGGCGCAAAGACTGCGTTAGCGCACGGCATCAACGGACCCTGTGGCCAGAGTCACTGCGTGTGGGTTTTGAGTTCAGAGAAGTGA
- a CDS encoding thiolase family protein yields the protein MAQGVAIVGTGQTDHRSHRPDVNGREMIYEAVTRALDDCELSIHDIDAVVIGNMDHFESINYVDTWSVEGSGGIMKPIMKVTTGGTTGTSVAIAAYYHVASGLFDKVLAIGWEKNSESDTTAAIITCSDPIWDRFSYSGAIPSLATEASAYMKQYGATQEDAARVTVRDRSHALNNPHAHLRRPITIEDVMTSPMLAYPIKLLDVCPRTDGAAAVVFAADGVAQKIAPKPAWIKACAVRHTYTWFGDVDYNAGLASLQGASRDAYQQAGIRNPADDIDVAELYLPYSYAGLKWIEDLGFCGPGEGPGFIADGHTNMGGKIPINPSGGVISTNCIGATALLRVAEAAGQVMGKAGQRQVPDVKVALATGFGGCFWSDVVILGAVRP from the coding sequence ATGGCGCAAGGGGTTGCAATCGTAGGCACAGGACAAACGGATCACCGAAGCCATAGGCCGGACGTAAACGGTCGTGAGATGATATATGAAGCCGTAACAAGGGCTTTGGACGACTGTGAGTTGTCAATTCATGACATTGATGCGGTGGTCATCGGGAACATGGATCATTTCGAGTCCATCAATTATGTGGACACCTGGAGCGTTGAGGGTTCCGGCGGAATCATGAAGCCGATCATGAAGGTGACCACCGGCGGTACCACAGGCACCTCGGTAGCCATTGCTGCATATTATCACGTAGCCTCGGGGCTGTTCGACAAAGTGCTCGCAATTGGGTGGGAGAAGAACTCCGAAAGTGATACCACCGCTGCCATCATCACATGTAGCGATCCGATCTGGGATCGGTTCTCGTATTCCGGCGCAATACCAAGTCTAGCAACGGAAGCCAGCGCTTACATGAAACAGTATGGCGCAACTCAGGAGGATGCCGCGAGAGTAACGGTAAGAGATCGCTCTCATGCTCTGAACAATCCTCATGCACATCTTCGAAGACCTATTACCATAGAAGATGTAATGACGTCACCTATGCTCGCATATCCAATCAAGTTGCTGGACGTGTGCCCAAGAACAGACGGGGCGGCCGCTGTCGTCTTTGCCGCAGACGGAGTCGCCCAGAAGATCGCTCCCAAACCTGCTTGGATAAAAGCCTGTGCTGTGCGCCACACGTACACCTGGTTCGGGGATGTAGACTACAACGCGGGGCTGGCTTCCCTGCAGGGAGCTTCCAGGGACGCGTATCAGCAAGCGGGAATCAGAAATCCTGCGGACGATATCGATGTGGCTGAACTGTACCTTCCTTATTCCTATGCCGGGCTTAAATGGATTGAGGACTTAGGGTTCTGCGGCCCAGGAGAAGGACCAGGTTTCATTGCGGACGGGCACACCAATATGGGCGGTAAAATACCCATCAACCCGTCCGGGGGAGTCATTAGTACCAATTGTATTGGTGCAACTGCTCTTTTAAGGGTAGCGGAGGCTGCTGGTCAGGTCATGGGAAAGGCCGGTCAAAGGCAGGTTCCCGATGTGAAAGTGGCATTGGCTACGGGTTTCGGTGGATGTTTTTGGTCCGATGTGGTGATCTTGGGCGCAGTACGCCCGTGA
- a CDS encoding acyl-CoA dehydrogenase, whose amino-acid sequence MSDTFVSLRNIRFLLYNVHDVETLVRYPRFEDHDRDTFDMVLDTAFRVARELLRPKLREMDQQPPEYVDGRVKVNPVVREFMAECGEGGWIGAAAPLDLGGQQLPQSIIAACVFTWAAANYSASVYPMLTAGAAHLIESFGSAELQEQYLPRMYAGKWQGTMALTEPQAGSSLADIVTAAEPTNEGYFKVRGQKIFISAGDHDGVDNVVHLMLAKIKGAPAGVKGISLFVVPRMRPEGKDLAFNDVNTAGVFHKLGYRGCPITHLSFGENEDCRAWLVGEPHKGLSYMFQMMNNARIEVGLGAAAIASAAYYASLAYAQERPQGRRLADKEPSQPQVPIIEHADVKRMLLLQRAIVEGAVSLLLQCGRYSDLVEVTEGEEKGRYSLLLDLLTPIAKSYPSEMGIISVSQGLQILGGYGYCDEFPLEQFYRDMRIHPIHEGTTGIQGIDLLGRKVVIKDGAAFTLFVKEVTETIRAASGVDSLRAYAERLEQATQILTRVTEQLVTLGRQGNRERFLADATLYLELFGIVAIAWQWLKQGVAALKALAGKVSQEEAAFYAGKHATMQFFFHYELPKSEGLSRRLLEADGFTVQATLATFSD is encoded by the coding sequence ATGTCCGACACCTTTGTCAGCCTCCGGAATATCCGTTTCTTATTGTACAACGTGCATGATGTTGAGACGCTCGTTCGATATCCTCGATTTGAGGATCACGATCGGGACACGTTCGACATGGTTTTGGACACTGCATTTCGTGTGGCTCGGGAACTCTTGCGGCCAAAGCTGCGCGAAATGGATCAGCAACCCCCCGAGTACGTGGACGGTCGCGTGAAAGTCAATCCGGTAGTCCGGGAATTCATGGCCGAGTGCGGAGAGGGAGGCTGGATCGGTGCTGCTGCACCGCTCGATCTGGGTGGACAGCAGCTCCCACAGTCAATCATTGCTGCCTGCGTGTTCACGTGGGCTGCTGCCAACTACTCCGCAAGCGTGTATCCCATGCTCACAGCAGGAGCGGCTCACCTGATCGAATCCTTCGGTTCGGCCGAACTCCAGGAGCAATACCTTCCCCGTATGTACGCAGGCAAGTGGCAGGGCACCATGGCGTTGACCGAGCCCCAGGCCGGCAGCTCCCTGGCGGACATCGTCACTGCGGCCGAACCCACGAATGAGGGGTACTTCAAGGTTAGAGGTCAAAAGATCTTCATTTCTGCTGGCGATCACGACGGCGTGGACAACGTGGTGCATCTCATGCTGGCCAAAATCAAAGGGGCTCCAGCCGGGGTCAAGGGTATCAGTCTGTTCGTGGTTCCCAGGATGAGGCCGGAGGGAAAAGATCTTGCATTCAACGACGTAAACACTGCCGGAGTGTTCCACAAGCTCGGTTACCGGGGCTGCCCCATTACCCATCTCTCTTTTGGCGAAAACGAGGACTGCCGGGCCTGGCTGGTGGGCGAGCCACACAAGGGACTGAGCTACATGTTCCAGATGATGAACAACGCCCGCATTGAAGTAGGCTTAGGCGCTGCGGCCATAGCGTCTGCTGCGTACTACGCATCGCTCGCCTATGCTCAGGAAAGACCTCAAGGGCGCCGGCTCGCGGACAAGGAGCCGTCGCAACCGCAGGTCCCCATCATCGAACATGCTGACGTCAAACGCATGCTGCTCCTGCAGAGGGCTATCGTAGAAGGCGCTGTTTCTCTGCTCCTGCAATGCGGCAGGTACTCGGATCTCGTGGAGGTTACCGAAGGCGAAGAGAAAGGAAGGTATTCTCTGCTGTTGGACTTGCTCACACCTATAGCCAAATCCTATCCGTCCGAGATGGGCATCATAAGCGTGAGTCAGGGACTGCAAATACTGGGAGGGTACGGATATTGCGATGAATTTCCCTTGGAACAGTTCTACCGAGACATGCGCATCCATCCGATTCACGAAGGTACCACCGGTATTCAAGGTATTGATCTACTGGGCCGGAAAGTAGTCATCAAAGACGGAGCTGCTTTCACCCTGTTCGTGAAAGAGGTTACGGAGACGATACGAGCAGCGTCAGGAGTCGATAGTTTGAGAGCTTACGCCGAACGGTTAGAGCAGGCAACGCAAATCTTGACACGTGTGACTGAGCAGCTCGTCACTCTGGGAAGGCAGGGAAACCGAGAGCGGTTTCTGGCAGACGCGACGCTTTATCTGGAGCTGTTCGGAATCGTGGCCATAGCGTGGCAGTGGTTGAAGCAAGGGGTAGCGGCGCTGAAAGCCTTGGCTGGAAAGGTATCCCAGGAAGAAGCCGCCTTTTACGCAGGAAAGCATGCGACTATGCAATTCTTCTTCCACTACGAGTTGCCAAAGTCTGAAGGACTCTCGAGACGTCTGTTGGAAGCAGACGGGTTCACCGTTCAGGCAACTTTGGCAACTTTTTCGGACTGA
- a CDS encoding Zn-ribbon domain-containing OB-fold protein, with product MTVNLDQVEPLTLKGQIAVPYTWWVGEVGSRFLISLRDEAKILGNRCHRCNTVYVPPRKNCGRCFVDIDGFVELSDQGTVSAYSVVRFKYPLQPVEPPFAYALIRLDGADVSLIHIIKDDLGRLKNGVRVKAKFKEPSERTGHILDIDSFQII from the coding sequence ATGACCGTGAATCTCGATCAAGTTGAGCCTCTGACCCTCAAAGGGCAGATTGCCGTACCATACACATGGTGGGTGGGCGAAGTAGGTAGCAGGTTTCTCATTTCTCTCAGGGACGAGGCGAAGATACTAGGCAATCGATGCCACCGATGCAACACCGTCTATGTCCCGCCACGTAAGAACTGCGGCAGATGTTTCGTCGACATCGATGGGTTCGTGGAACTGAGCGATCAGGGGACTGTGTCGGCTTACAGCGTCGTTCGTTTCAAATATCCTCTTCAGCCGGTGGAACCGCCTTTTGCATACGCCTTGATTCGTCTCGATGGTGCAGATGTGAGCTTGATCCATATCATCAAGGATGATTTGGGCAGACTGAAAAATGGAGTTCGTGTCAAAGCCAAGTTCAAGGAGCCGAGTGAGCGAACAGGGCACATCCTCGACATCGATTCCTTTCAGATCATCTGA
- a CDS encoding acyl-CoA dehydrogenase family protein gives MSIQFSEEQKLLQDTIYKWALNELGPIAEKVDDEDWMPKDFFRKAGDIGILGVAIDPEYGGSGLNVLSEILAIEQITRISPALALSCGAHFNLCAGNIHRNANDYLKRKYLPAMVTGEKVGALALTEPNAGSDAMSIRTRAEKDGDYFVLNGTKMFITNGPIADVILVYAKTEPERGPFGISAFIVEKEFEGFSVGRKLKKAGMRGSPTSELIFDNCRVPAENLVGELNRGVEVMTRGLDIERIMGAAMAVGSARQALDYSIKYALEREQFGKKIAEFQMIQSKLADMYTLYEAAQGLTYRAALMAEEAKRGGKGTELTRLAAASVMFATIANSTICSEAVQIHGGYGYCLEFPVQRLWRDAKLMEIGAGTTEIRKLIVARELLRKGSV, from the coding sequence ATGAGCATTCAATTCAGCGAAGAACAGAAGCTGCTTCAGGATACTATTTACAAATGGGCCTTGAATGAGCTCGGCCCCATAGCCGAAAAGGTCGATGACGAAGACTGGATGCCAAAGGACTTCTTCCGCAAGGCTGGCGACATTGGCATCCTGGGCGTGGCGATCGATCCTGAGTACGGCGGCTCGGGTCTCAATGTCCTGTCTGAGATACTGGCCATTGAGCAGATCACTCGTATTTCTCCTGCACTGGCGCTTTCGTGCGGTGCGCATTTCAATTTGTGTGCAGGCAATATCCACCGGAATGCAAACGACTACCTCAAACGGAAATATCTGCCCGCGATGGTCACGGGAGAAAAGGTCGGGGCCCTGGCTCTCACGGAACCGAACGCAGGTAGTGACGCCATGAGCATCCGGACTCGGGCCGAGAAGGACGGCGATTACTTCGTCCTCAACGGCACCAAGATGTTCATCACCAATGGACCCATTGCCGATGTCATTCTGGTCTACGCCAAGACCGAACCGGAACGGGGCCCCTTCGGTATCAGCGCCTTTATAGTGGAAAAGGAATTCGAGGGCTTCTCGGTTGGCCGAAAACTCAAAAAGGCCGGCATGCGGGGCTCGCCCACCAGTGAACTCATCTTTGACAACTGCAGAGTCCCTGCCGAAAACCTTGTGGGAGAACTGAACCGAGGCGTTGAGGTGATGACCCGAGGCCTGGACATAGAACGAATCATGGGGGCGGCTATGGCCGTGGGCTCAGCCCGGCAAGCTCTTGACTATTCCATCAAGTATGCTCTGGAGCGGGAGCAATTCGGGAAAAAGATAGCTGAGTTCCAGATGATTCAATCCAAACTTGCAGACATGTATACGCTTTATGAAGCAGCACAGGGTTTGACCTACCGGGCGGCGCTCATGGCAGAAGAAGCCAAGCGAGGAGGCAAAGGCACTGAGCTGACTCGGCTGGCCGCGGCTTCAGTTATGTTCGCCACCATTGCCAACAGCACCATATGCAGTGAAGCGGTACAAATTCACGGAGGATATGGTTACTGTCTAGAGTTTCCGGTGCAAAGGCTTTGGCGTGACGCAAAACTGATGGAAATCGGTGCAGGAACCACCGAGATCAGAAAACTCATCGTAGCCAGAGAGCTTTTGCGCAAGGGGTCGGTCTAA
- a CDS encoding SpoIIE family protein phosphatase, producing the protein MYLNFDRRSFKWPGVAGARVRAGSCPGQGATGTGDCVLLNFETGVFAVSDSSERDPGQSKAFLLHFDNLVSEISRETSALTKRTLEFAKVAEKINLGCEKIMQATQGTASCTFTGMNLLKTSDGLTALLFHTGDSRLYQYDRLQQTARVLTENNFWMIGKTVKLFQTAVLTLKPDSILIFATDGVSQGMDEPAQKRELTEIIRCNEVEDIPDRIMHTDSTAQGFRDDAAVIALATRGLQYVNARIIMGGTTAYEEKAYAERCRSTYPLDSYVCVTETSSRIDHVF; encoded by the coding sequence ATGTACTTGAACTTCGATCGGAGATCCTTCAAATGGCCTGGAGTGGCCGGCGCTCGTGTTCGAGCCGGCTCGTGTCCCGGGCAGGGTGCGACGGGCACGGGAGATTGCGTACTACTGAACTTTGAGACAGGTGTATTTGCCGTCTCTGACAGTTCCGAGCGGGATCCGGGCCAATCGAAGGCATTTCTGCTCCATTTCGATAACCTGGTTTCCGAGATTTCAAGGGAAACATCTGCACTCACGAAGCGCACTCTAGAATTTGCGAAAGTCGCCGAAAAGATAAACTTGGGGTGCGAAAAGATCATGCAGGCAACGCAAGGCACGGCAAGTTGCACGTTTACGGGCATGAACCTGCTCAAGACTTCTGATGGATTGACTGCACTTCTCTTCCATACTGGTGACAGCCGCTTGTACCAATACGACAGGTTGCAGCAGACCGCGAGAGTTTTGACGGAGAACAATTTTTGGATGATAGGCAAGACGGTGAAATTGTTTCAAACCGCTGTCCTGACACTCAAGCCAGACAGCATCCTGATCTTTGCTACCGACGGAGTCTCTCAGGGCATGGACGAGCCTGCTCAAAAAAGAGAGCTCACTGAAATTATCAGGTGCAATGAAGTGGAAGACATACCCGACAGGATCATGCATACGGACAGCACAGCTCAAGGATTCCGAGATGATGCAGCAGTAATAGCCCTTGCTACGCGTGGCTTGCAGTATGTCAATGCCAGGATAATCATGGGAGGCACAACCGCTTATGAAGAAAAGGCATATGCGGAACGGTGTCGATCCACGTACCCGTTGGACTCCTACGTCTGTGTCACCGAAACTTCATCGCGGATAGATCATGTGTTCTGA
- a CDS encoding Zn-ribbon domain-containing OB-fold protein yields the protein MTTERDYGRLLTQTFSTPMPYEWSIGKYGSVFFHEIKEHQRFVGIRCPQCGKVYVPPRRLCAPCWNEMEEFVALPNMGTIMAFSVVNYPFPDPATGVQRPIPYTYGCIRIDGSDNIFYHVINETNVEKIAVGMKVEAVFRDKEEMQGNIQDIKHFRILD from the coding sequence ATGACAACTGAACGGGATTACGGTCGGTTACTAACACAAACCTTTAGTACTCCCATGCCATACGAATGGTCTATTGGGAAATATGGCAGCGTATTTTTTCACGAAATCAAGGAGCACCAGCGTTTTGTAGGGATTCGTTGCCCGCAATGCGGAAAAGTGTACGTGCCACCACGAAGACTATGCGCTCCTTGTTGGAACGAAATGGAGGAATTTGTTGCTCTACCGAACATGGGGACCATCATGGCCTTTTCCGTAGTGAACTATCCGTTTCCAGATCCGGCCACGGGCGTGCAACGTCCTATTCCCTATACCTATGGATGTATCAGAATAGACGGATCCGATAATATCTTTTACCACGTCATAAACGAGACGAACGTGGAAAAGATCGCTGTAGGCATGAAGGTAGAAGCTGTATTCAGGGACAAAGAAGAAATGCAGGGGAATATTCAAGATATCAAGCATTTCAGAATCCTGGACTGA
- a CDS encoding class I adenylate-forming enzyme family protein: MTLPSGTIVVGEALREAARVMTDRVAYVYEGRDISFREMDEISDRVAAGLLMLGFRKGDRLGVIGLNQPEWLYAYFAAAKIGVIVVGLSVRYRESELQFILNQSGTRGLVTIAALGDQMDYVRFLDEFRNKVPRVSDFIFVGGGGFQGSHSFEALMQTEVDLPALNKAKAQVQPSDPAMIIYTSGTTGRPKGAVLTHESMLAAALAEAEHLQVDEHDILQMAMPLNHVGGITCCILTMLLGKGLIELVPVFNPNQMIEMFEAHPPTLIIGVPTMHTLLLMKEEMGCAPVEKVRVVITGGSNADPNLLTKLREVYRNATVMNLYGLSETSGAVVMSPWDSDFDSTVHSIGKPMGMIQVKVVDVNGTDVPGGEVGELLFKGRMAAAGYFGQPEETGATFDADGWVHTGDLGYLDERGYIYLKGRLKEMFVQGGYNVYPVEVENVISSHPKVGMVAGIGVPDAVMGEIGRYYVVPKPNEELLPEEIVSFCKEHVADYKVPKQVVVCRELPLTPAGKVMKSKLKEDFEKNGI, encoded by the coding sequence ATGACATTACCTTCTGGAACGATTGTCGTAGGAGAGGCGCTCAGGGAAGCCGCCAGAGTCATGACCGATCGGGTAGCCTACGTTTATGAGGGACGAGACATCAGCTTCAGGGAGATGGACGAGATCTCGGACCGAGTGGCAGCAGGGTTACTGATGCTCGGATTCCGAAAAGGAGATCGTTTGGGCGTCATAGGTCTCAACCAACCTGAGTGGCTGTACGCCTATTTTGCCGCCGCAAAGATTGGAGTGATCGTTGTCGGGTTGAGTGTGCGTTATCGCGAGAGTGAGCTGCAATTCATCCTCAACCAATCCGGCACGCGGGGACTGGTCACAATTGCCGCCTTAGGGGATCAGATGGACTATGTCCGTTTCCTTGACGAGTTTCGGAACAAAGTCCCGCGCGTTTCCGACTTCATCTTCGTCGGGGGCGGCGGCTTCCAAGGAAGCCACTCTTTTGAGGCGCTTATGCAGACGGAAGTCGATCTTCCGGCCCTGAACAAGGCAAAAGCCCAAGTTCAGCCTTCTGACCCTGCCATGATCATATACACCTCGGGCACCACGGGTAGACCGAAGGGAGCAGTGCTGACCCATGAGTCCATGCTTGCTGCTGCCCTAGCTGAAGCCGAACATCTTCAGGTGGACGAGCATGATATTCTTCAAATGGCCATGCCATTGAACCACGTTGGGGGAATTACCTGCTGCATTCTGACCATGCTCTTGGGCAAAGGGCTTATCGAGTTGGTTCCCGTGTTCAATCCGAACCAAATGATCGAAATGTTTGAAGCTCATCCCCCAACCCTCATCATTGGGGTCCCCACCATGCACACTCTCCTGTTAATGAAAGAAGAAATGGGTTGTGCTCCGGTGGAAAAGGTTCGTGTGGTAATCACAGGGGGCTCTAATGCTGATCCGAATCTTCTGACCAAGTTGCGCGAAGTCTATCGCAACGCCACGGTGATGAACCTTTACGGCCTTTCCGAGACGTCGGGGGCAGTAGTGATGAGCCCTTGGGATTCAGACTTTGATTCCACGGTACACTCCATAGGAAAACCCATGGGGATGATTCAGGTAAAGGTAGTAGATGTCAACGGTACCGATGTCCCCGGAGGAGAGGTGGGCGAGCTACTCTTCAAGGGGAGGATGGCTGCTGCGGGTTATTTCGGCCAACCAGAAGAGACTGGGGCAACCTTTGACGCAGATGGGTGGGTTCATACCGGTGACCTGGGTTATCTCGACGAGCGTGGATACATCTATCTCAAAGGTCGGCTGAAAGAAATGTTCGTTCAGGGAGGATACAATGTCTACCCCGTTGAGGTGGAGAACGTGATTTCCTCTCACCCGAAGGTCGGCATGGTCGCAGGAATAGGGGTGCCGGATGCTGTAATGGGCGAGATCGGTCGATACTATGTCGTGCCCAAGCCGAATGAAGAGTTATTACCGGAGGAAATAGTGAGTTTCTGTAAAGAGCATGTGGCCGATTACAAGGTACCCAAGCAGGTGGTTGTTTGCAGGGAATTGCCTTTGACCCCCGCGGGCAAGGTGATGAAATCAAAACTCAAAGAAGATTTTGAAAAGAACGGCATTTGA